CTCGCCGCCGGCACCGACCTCGCCACCGACCCCGGCGCGCTGCTGGTCGAAAAGCACAAGCTGCGCGGCGCCGACGGGCGCAACGCCACGGTGTCGATCGCCCGCCTGCCCCCGCCCATCCACCCCCACCTGCCCCCAGGACAGGCCTTCCTTTCGGAGCCCCCTTCATGCTGAGCGCCGCGATTCCCGTTTCCAGCCCGCCCACCACCACCGCCGGCAAGATCATGCTGGTGGGCCTCGGCCCCGGTAGCCAGGCGCACCTCACCGCACGCGCGCGCGCCGCGATCGCCGAAGCCGACACCGTGATCGGCTACGTCACCTACATCCGCCTCGTCGCCGAGCTGCTCGAAGGCAAGGAGATCATCCGCAAGTCGATGACCGAAGAGCTCGACCGCGCCATCGAAGCCCTCGAGCGTGCGCGCCGGGGGCGCAAGGTGGCGCTGATTTCCTCGGGCGACGCCGGCGTGTACGGCATGGCCGGGCCGACTTTCGAGGTTCTGTTCCAGGCCGGGTGGACGCCGGATGCGGAGATCGAGGTCGAGATCGTGCCCGGCGCCTCGGCGCTCAACACCTGCGCCGCACTGGTCGGCGCGCCGCTGACCCACGACTTCTGCGCAATCTCGCTATCGGACCTGCTCACCCCATGGCCGACGATCGCGCGCCGGCTCGACGCCGTCGCCTACGCCGACTTCGTCGTCGCCCTCTACAACCCCAAGAGCGGCCGCCGCGCCCAGCAGATCGTCGAGGCCCAGCGCCTGTTCCTGCGCCATCGCCGCGCCGACACCCCGGTGGCCATCGTCAAGTCGGCCTACCGGCCCAAGCAGCGCATCGAGTTCACCACCCTGGAACGCATGGCCGAGGCCGACATCGGCATGCTGAGCACGGTGCTGATCGGCAACTCCAACACCTTCGTGCGCGACGGTCTGATGGTGACGCCGCGCGGCTATGCGAACAAGTACGAGGTCGCCGCCGGCGAGCGCACCACGCTGGGGGGCGAGCAGGCCGGGCGCTCGCTGTCGACCGGCCTTGCCGGCTGGCTGGAGACGATCCGTGCGAGCGGCCGCAGCGCCGCCGAGCTCGCCGCCGAATACCGCCTGCCGGAAGATTACCTCGCCGCCGTGCTGACGCCGTCGCCGTCGAGCAGCGCATCCGGCTGAGCCGTCCGCAGCGCGCCCTCCTCGCCCGCCCC
The window above is part of the Thauera aromatica K172 genome. Proteins encoded here:
- the cobJ gene encoding precorrin-3B C(17)-methyltransferase, translating into MLSAAIPVSSPPTTTAGKIMLVGLGPGSQAHLTARARAAIAEADTVIGYVTYIRLVAELLEGKEIIRKSMTEELDRAIEALERARRGRKVALISSGDAGVYGMAGPTFEVLFQAGWTPDAEIEVEIVPGASALNTCAALVGAPLTHDFCAISLSDLLTPWPTIARRLDAVAYADFVVALYNPKSGRRAQQIVEAQRLFLRHRRADTPVAIVKSAYRPKQRIEFTTLERMAEADIGMLSTVLIGNSNTFVRDGLMVTPRGYANKYEVAAGERTTLGGEQAGRSLSTGLAGWLETIRASGRSAAELAAEYRLPEDYLAAVLTPSPSSSASG